One window of Burkholderia thailandensis E264 genomic DNA carries:
- the sucD gene encoding succinate--CoA ligase subunit alpha, translated as MSILINKDTKVITQGITGKTGQFHTRACREYANGREAFVAGVNPKRAGEDFEGIPIYASVKEAKAETGATVSVIYVPPAGAAAAIWEAVEADLDLAICITEGIPVRDMIEVKDRMRREGRKTLLLGPNCPGTITPDELKIGIMPGHIHRKGRIGVVSRSGTLTYEAVAQLTALGLGQSSAVGIGGDPINGLKHIDVMKMFNDDPDTDAVVMIGEIGGPDEANAAQWIKDNMKKPVVGFIAGVTAPPGKRMGHAGALISGGADTAEAKLEIMEACGIKVTRNPSEMGRLLKAAL; from the coding sequence ATGTCGATTCTGATCAACAAAGACACGAAGGTCATCACGCAGGGCATCACCGGCAAGACCGGCCAGTTCCACACGCGCGCCTGCCGTGAATACGCAAACGGCCGCGAAGCGTTCGTCGCGGGCGTGAACCCGAAGCGCGCCGGCGAAGATTTCGAAGGCATTCCGATCTACGCGAGCGTCAAGGAAGCGAAGGCGGAAACCGGCGCGACCGTGTCGGTCATCTACGTGCCGCCCGCGGGCGCCGCCGCGGCGATCTGGGAAGCGGTCGAGGCCGATCTCGATCTCGCGATCTGCATCACGGAAGGCATCCCCGTGCGCGACATGATCGAAGTGAAGGACCGCATGCGCCGCGAAGGCCGCAAGACGCTGCTGCTCGGGCCGAACTGCCCGGGCACGATCACGCCGGACGAGCTGAAGATCGGCATCATGCCGGGCCACATCCACCGCAAGGGCCGCATCGGCGTCGTGTCGCGCTCGGGCACGCTGACGTACGAGGCGGTCGCGCAACTGACGGCGCTTGGCCTTGGCCAATCGTCGGCGGTCGGCATCGGCGGCGACCCGATCAACGGCCTGAAGCACATCGACGTGATGAAGATGTTCAACGACGATCCGGATACGGACGCGGTCGTGATGATCGGCGAGATCGGCGGTCCGGACGAGGCCAACGCGGCGCAGTGGATCAAGGACAACATGAAGAAGCCCGTCGTTGGCTTCATCGCGGGCGTCACGGCGCCTCCGGGCAAGCGCATGGGCCACGCCGGCGCGCTGATCTCGGGCGGTGCGGACACGGCCGAAGCGAAGCTGGAAATCATGGAAGCGTGCGGCATCAAGGTCACGCGCAATCCGTCGGAAATGGGCCGCCTGCTGAAGGCCGCGCTGTAA
- a CDS encoding TerC family protein, with the protein MLEFFASLHWGAVVQIVVIDILLGGDNAVVIALACRNLPVQQRVRGVLWGTAGAIALRVVLIAFAVLLLDVPLLKFAGGVLLLWIGVRLVAPAEDAHENIRPADKLWEAVKTIVIADAVMSLDNVIAIAGAAEQADPGHRIALVIFGLLVSIPIIVWGSTLVLKLLDRFPIFITFGAALLGWIAGGLMVNDPAGDRWPLLDTPAAIYGASAAGALFVVIAGYALKKRRATSNVTNSH; encoded by the coding sequence ATGCTCGAATTCTTTGCCTCGCTCCATTGGGGCGCCGTCGTCCAGATCGTCGTGATCGATATCCTGCTTGGCGGCGACAACGCCGTCGTGATCGCGCTCGCGTGCCGCAACCTGCCCGTGCAGCAGCGCGTGCGCGGCGTGCTGTGGGGGACGGCCGGCGCGATCGCGCTGCGCGTCGTGCTGATCGCGTTCGCGGTGCTGCTGCTCGACGTGCCGCTCCTCAAGTTCGCGGGCGGCGTGCTGCTGCTGTGGATCGGCGTGCGGCTGGTGGCGCCCGCCGAGGACGCGCACGAGAACATCCGGCCCGCCGACAAGTTGTGGGAGGCTGTGAAGACGATCGTGATCGCGGACGCGGTGATGAGCCTCGACAACGTCATCGCGATCGCGGGCGCGGCGGAGCAGGCGGATCCCGGCCACCGGATCGCGCTCGTGATCTTCGGCCTGCTCGTCAGCATCCCGATCATCGTCTGGGGCAGCACGCTCGTACTCAAGCTGCTCGACCGCTTTCCGATCTTCATCACGTTCGGCGCCGCGCTGCTCGGCTGGATCGCGGGCGGCCTGATGGTGAACGATCCGGCGGGCGACCGCTGGCCGCTCCTCGACACGCCCGCCGCGATCTATGGCGCGAGCGCCGCGGGCGCGCTCTTCGTCGTGATCGCGGGCTACGCGCTGAAGAAGCGGCGCGCGACATCGAACGTGACGAATTCCCACTGA
- a CDS encoding pilin, whose translation MSEVLSVSLAIAPLLPQCRRAARGVRRAWRASRRMMRGRGFTLIELMIVLAIVGVVAAYAIPAYQDYLARSRVGEGLALAASARLAVAENAASGNGFSGGYVSPPATRNVESIRIDDDTGQIAIAFTARVAAAGANTLVLVPSVPDQADTPTARVALSKGVIQAGTITWECFAGDKASSSLPAPGAGPMPTDAPTLAGKLAPPECRA comes from the coding sequence ATGAGCGAAGTTCTTTCCGTTTCACTGGCGATTGCGCCGCTTTTGCCTCAATGCAGGCGCGCTGCGCGCGGCGTGCGCCGGGCGTGGCGCGCGTCCCGGCGCATGATGCGCGGCCGTGGCTTCACGCTGATCGAATTGATGATCGTGCTCGCGATCGTCGGCGTGGTCGCCGCGTACGCGATTCCCGCGTATCAGGATTACCTCGCGCGCAGCCGGGTCGGCGAGGGGCTCGCGCTCGCCGCATCCGCGCGGCTCGCGGTCGCCGAGAACGCGGCGAGCGGCAACGGATTCTCGGGCGGCTATGTGTCGCCGCCCGCCACGCGCAACGTCGAATCGATCCGCATCGACGACGACACGGGGCAGATCGCCATCGCCTTCACGGCGCGCGTCGCGGCGGCGGGCGCGAATACGCTCGTCCTCGTGCCGTCGGTGCCGGATCAGGCGGACACGCCGACGGCGCGGGTTGCGCTGTCGAAGGGTGTTATCCAGGCGGGGACGATCACGTGGGAGTGCTTTGCCGGCGACAAGGCGTCGTCGTCGCTGCCCGCACCGGGCGCCGGACCGATGCCGACCGATGCGCCGACGCTGGCAGGCAAGCTCGCGCCGCCCGAGTGTCGCGCGTGA
- a CDS encoding PglL family O-oligosaccharyltransferase: protein MPSSFLRSLSLIALAVALILPYAITNHTYPIPTFYSEFAAFALYWVLGASVVLLVKAERARQPFAAPMALVAPLGFGAVLLAQIALLPLRLPSMNWLAMGYLLGALVAMQAGYALARANMVDVVARMIAGATIIGGVVAVACQFVQLFHLETMFSPFVVSYGVTVDRRPYGNMAQANHLATYIAFALAGALYLVQTRRMPALAWAALSVLLSVGLALTVSRGPWLQVGVMVVAGFWMAFAQTRRDPAARRARAWVIPVVLGALFVAVNVAVRWANAHYHLGLAESAAERMRDAGQIAPRLALWKYGLTMFREHPLLGVGWGEFPIHQFELVRRLGGVEIANNSHDIFIDLLAKSGLLGLGVLFVALVAWFVRALRAPHAESRVFGFALVGIVLMHALVEYPQQYTFFLLPVMFVIGLLETKPLRMLPGRAAFALFAALSVAGLASLYPVLRDYQRAEVLYYGTNPAEQYREQPSFLFGAWGDYGAATLLAISRDNLQAKLAAHERAIALLPGETVLRRYAVLQALDGREADALDTVERLRVFAEELHDWPVQLAALYKLLDEQPSLKSFKTALVAKYGTPAANLSADDEEDDSDE, encoded by the coding sequence ATGCCTTCCTCTTTTCTGCGTTCTTTATCGCTGATCGCGCTCGCCGTCGCACTGATCCTGCCGTACGCGATCACGAATCATACTTACCCGATCCCGACCTTCTATTCCGAATTCGCTGCGTTCGCGTTGTATTGGGTGCTCGGCGCGAGCGTCGTCCTGCTCGTGAAAGCCGAGCGCGCCCGACAACCGTTCGCGGCGCCGATGGCGCTCGTTGCGCCGCTCGGATTCGGCGCGGTATTGCTCGCGCAGATCGCGCTGCTGCCGCTGCGCCTGCCTTCGATGAACTGGCTCGCGATGGGCTACCTGCTCGGCGCGCTCGTCGCGATGCAGGCCGGCTATGCGCTCGCGCGCGCGAACATGGTCGACGTGGTCGCGCGAATGATCGCGGGCGCGACGATCATCGGCGGCGTCGTCGCGGTCGCGTGCCAGTTCGTGCAACTGTTCCATCTGGAGACGATGTTCTCGCCGTTCGTCGTGTCGTACGGTGTGACGGTCGACCGCCGTCCGTACGGCAACATGGCGCAGGCCAACCATCTCGCGACCTATATCGCGTTCGCGCTCGCGGGCGCGCTCTATCTCGTGCAGACGCGGCGGATGCCGGCGCTCGCGTGGGCGGCGCTGTCGGTGCTCTTGTCCGTCGGGCTCGCGCTCACCGTGTCGCGGGGGCCATGGCTGCAGGTCGGCGTGATGGTCGTCGCCGGCTTCTGGATGGCGTTCGCGCAGACGCGGCGCGATCCGGCCGCGCGCCGCGCGCGCGCATGGGTGATTCCCGTCGTGCTCGGCGCGCTGTTCGTCGCGGTCAACGTCGCGGTGCGCTGGGCGAATGCCCACTACCATCTCGGTCTCGCGGAATCGGCTGCGGAGCGCATGCGCGACGCCGGCCAGATCGCGCCGCGTCTCGCGCTCTGGAAGTACGGCCTCACGATGTTCCGCGAGCATCCGCTGCTCGGCGTCGGCTGGGGCGAATTCCCGATTCATCAGTTCGAGCTCGTGCGCAGGCTGGGCGGCGTCGAGATCGCGAACAACTCACACGACATCTTCATCGATCTGCTCGCGAAATCCGGCTTGCTCGGTCTCGGCGTGCTGTTCGTCGCGCTCGTCGCGTGGTTCGTGCGTGCGCTGCGCGCGCCGCATGCCGAGAGCCGCGTGTTCGGCTTCGCGCTCGTCGGTATCGTGTTGATGCACGCGCTCGTCGAGTATCCGCAGCAGTACACGTTTTTCCTGCTGCCTGTGATGTTCGTGATCGGCCTGCTCGAGACGAAGCCGCTGCGCATGCTGCCGGGCCGTGCGGCGTTCGCGCTGTTCGCGGCGCTGTCGGTGGCGGGGCTCGCGTCGCTGTATCCGGTGCTGCGCGACTACCAGCGGGCCGAAGTGTTGTATTACGGCACGAATCCGGCCGAGCAATACCGCGAGCAACCGTCGTTCCTGTTCGGTGCTTGGGGCGATTACGGCGCGGCAACGCTGCTCGCGATTTCGCGCGACAACTTGCAGGCGAAGCTCGCCGCGCACGAGCGCGCGATCGCGCTGTTGCCCGGCGAGACGGTGCTGCGCCGCTATGCGGTGTTGCAGGCGCTCGACGGCCGCGAGGCCGACGCGCTCGATACGGTCGAGCGGTTGCGCGTGTTCGCGGAAGAGCTGCACGACTGGCCGGTGCAACTTGCCGCGCTGTACAAGCTGCTCGACGAGCAGCCGTCGCTGAAGTCGTTCAAGACGGCGCTCGTCGCGAAGTACGGAACGCCGGCGGCGAACCTGTCCGCCGACGACGAGGAAGACGACAGCGACGAATGA
- a CDS encoding DUF2501 domain-containing protein, whose product MKTRTHRIAAAGILVASIVSFSAAHAQLGDFLKQGADAGNGAGGIAGALGNLGGAGGAASAGSLLTPGSSGNVAGLLQFCIKNNYLGDGGASSVKDALMSKLGGGVTSDSAYSSGANGILDAGNGRTLDLSGGQSFKQQLTKQVCDKVLSQAKSLL is encoded by the coding sequence ATGAAAACGCGTACGCATCGTATTGCCGCAGCAGGCATCCTGGTTGCCAGCATCGTGTCGTTTTCGGCCGCGCATGCGCAGCTCGGCGATTTTCTCAAGCAAGGCGCCGACGCGGGCAACGGCGCGGGCGGTATCGCCGGCGCGCTCGGCAATCTCGGCGGCGCGGGCGGCGCGGCGTCGGCCGGCTCGCTGCTGACGCCCGGCAGCTCCGGCAACGTCGCGGGCCTGCTGCAGTTCTGCATCAAGAACAACTATCTCGGTGACGGTGGCGCGTCGTCGGTCAAGGATGCGCTGATGAGCAAGCTGGGCGGCGGCGTCACGTCGGACAGCGCGTATTCAAGCGGCGCGAACGGGATTCTCGACGCCGGCAACGGCCGCACGCTCGACCTGAGCGGCGGGCAAAGCTTCAAGCAGCAGTTGACGAAGCAGGTGTGCGACAAGGTGTTGTCGCAAGCGAAATCGCTGTTGTAA
- a CDS encoding TonB family protein, whose product MKTYSTYLTLPLAASLLAGCAAFAPSDAAKLECTMPVAAYPENAKPLERRATVLVRAMITASGNAENVTVTTSSRNAAADRAAVDAMSRIVCSQTPARGGEPYPFTLTRPFVFEPRAKASR is encoded by the coding sequence ATGAAGACCTACTCGACGTACCTGACGCTGCCGCTTGCCGCGTCACTGCTCGCCGGCTGTGCGGCGTTCGCGCCGAGCGACGCGGCGAAGCTCGAATGCACGATGCCCGTCGCGGCGTACCCCGAGAATGCGAAGCCGCTCGAGCGTCGGGCGACCGTGCTCGTGCGCGCGATGATCACGGCATCGGGCAACGCGGAGAACGTCACGGTGACGACGAGCAGCCGTAACGCCGCGGCGGACCGCGCGGCTGTCGACGCGATGTCGAGGATCGTGTGTTCGCAGACGCCCGCGCGCGGCGGCGAGCCGTATCCGTTCACGCTGACGCGGCCGTTCGTGTTCGAGCCGCGGGCGAAGGCGTCGCGGTGA
- the moaC gene encoding cyclic pyranopterin monophosphate synthase MoaC, which produces MSGSGFTHFDAAGHAHMVDVGDKQETKRIAVARGAIRMLPDTLALIREGRAKKGDVLGVARIAAIQGAKRAADLIPLCHPLALTRVAVDFEFDDALPGVRCSAQVETLGRTGVEMEALTAVQVGLLTVYDMCKAVDRGMVITEVSVREKRGGKSGDWKANDAGA; this is translated from the coding sequence ATGTCTGGATCTGGGTTCACACACTTCGACGCCGCCGGTCACGCGCACATGGTCGACGTCGGCGACAAGCAGGAAACGAAGCGCATCGCGGTGGCGCGCGGCGCGATCCGGATGCTGCCCGACACGCTCGCGCTGATCCGCGAGGGACGCGCGAAGAAAGGCGACGTGCTCGGCGTCGCGCGAATCGCGGCGATCCAGGGCGCGAAGCGCGCCGCCGATCTGATTCCGCTCTGCCATCCGCTCGCGCTCACGCGCGTCGCGGTCGATTTCGAGTTCGACGACGCGCTGCCCGGCGTGCGCTGCAGCGCGCAGGTCGAGACGCTCGGGCGCACAGGCGTCGAGATGGAAGCGCTGACTGCCGTGCAGGTCGGGCTGCTGACCGTGTACGACATGTGCAAGGCGGTCGATCGCGGGATGGTGATCACCGAGGTGAGCGTGCGCGAGAAGCGCGGCGGGAAGTCGGGAGACTGGAAGGCGAACGACGCCGGCGCGTGA
- a CDS encoding M48 family metalloprotease: MRVKPSFAVLLSAALALPPGSHAQSRSDAPPLEPALSAGAADAAPLAREALSTVPSGIAAGVFGTYGGADSRLAGPASGTPSLRAPLRSLQLPDLGDGSGGSLTPQAERRLGERVMREVRRDPDYLDDWLVRDYLNSVAAKLSAAAAAQFIGGYMPDFDLFAMRDSQINAFSLPGGFIGINSGLVAATQTESELASVIGHEMGHVLQRHIARMIGASEKSGYAALATMLFGVLAGILARSGDLGSAIAMGGQAFAVDSQLRFSRSAEREADRVGFQLLAGAGYDPYGMPSFFERLERASMGDAGVPAYARTHPLTGERIADMDDRARRAPYRQPRQSPEYGFVRARLRMLQNRSATDYANEVRRMRAELDDRVAPNVAANWYGIALGEMLGGRYDDADRALAAARDAFARTAAREGEAARSSPSLDVLAAEIARRAGREDDAVRLAAAAQARWPGSHAAIAAHLQALLAARRYGQAQTLAQSEAGSDPGQPDWWRYLAQASLGEGDAVTQRRALAEKFALEGAWPSAIRQLREARDLKSASFYEQSIISARLHEFEARYKEEREEDNDNGRG; encoded by the coding sequence ATGCGCGTCAAACCGTCGTTTGCCGTCCTGCTGTCCGCGGCGCTCGCACTGCCGCCCGGCAGCCACGCGCAGTCGCGCAGCGATGCGCCGCCGCTCGAGCCCGCGCTTTCCGCCGGTGCCGCGGACGCGGCGCCGCTCGCGCGCGAGGCGTTGTCCACGGTGCCGTCCGGCATTGCGGCCGGCGTGTTCGGCACGTACGGCGGCGCGGACAGCCGGCTCGCCGGTCCGGCGTCGGGCACGCCCAGTTTGCGCGCGCCGCTTCGCTCGTTGCAACTGCCCGATCTCGGCGACGGCTCGGGCGGCTCGCTGACGCCGCAGGCGGAGCGCCGTCTCGGCGAGCGCGTGATGCGCGAGGTGCGGCGCGACCCCGACTATCTCGACGACTGGCTCGTGCGCGACTACCTGAATTCGGTCGCGGCGAAGCTCTCGGCGGCGGCCGCCGCGCAGTTCATCGGCGGCTACATGCCCGATTTCGATCTGTTCGCGATGCGCGATTCGCAGATCAACGCCTTTTCGCTGCCGGGCGGCTTCATCGGCATCAACAGCGGGCTCGTCGCGGCGACGCAGACGGAATCCGAGCTCGCGTCGGTGATCGGCCACGAGATGGGGCACGTGCTGCAGCGGCACATCGCGCGGATGATCGGCGCAAGCGAGAAGAGCGGTTACGCGGCGCTCGCGACGATGCTGTTCGGCGTGCTCGCGGGCATTCTCGCGCGCAGCGGCGATCTCGGCAGCGCGATCGCGATGGGCGGCCAGGCGTTCGCGGTCGACAGCCAGCTCCGGTTCTCGCGCTCGGCCGAGCGCGAGGCCGACCGCGTCGGCTTTCAACTGCTCGCGGGCGCCGGCTACGATCCGTATGGAATGCCGAGCTTTTTCGAGCGGCTCGAGCGCGCGTCGATGGGCGACGCGGGCGTGCCCGCGTATGCGCGCACGCACCCGCTGACGGGCGAGCGGATCGCCGACATGGACGATCGCGCGCGGCGCGCGCCGTACCGGCAGCCGCGACAGTCGCCGGAATACGGTTTCGTGCGCGCGCGCCTGCGGATGCTGCAGAACCGCTCGGCGACCGATTACGCGAACGAGGTGAGGCGAATGCGCGCGGAACTCGACGACAGGGTCGCGCCGAACGTCGCGGCGAACTGGTACGGGATCGCGCTCGGCGAGATGCTGGGCGGCCGCTACGACGACGCGGACCGCGCGCTTGCGGCGGCGCGCGATGCGTTCGCGCGCACGGCCGCGCGCGAGGGCGAGGCGGCGCGCAGCTCGCCGAGCCTCGATGTGCTCGCGGCGGAGATCGCGCGTCGCGCCGGCCGCGAGGATGACGCGGTGCGGCTCGCCGCCGCCGCGCAAGCGCGGTGGCCTGGCTCGCACGCGGCCATCGCCGCGCATCTGCAGGCGCTTCTTGCCGCGCGGCGCTACGGGCAGGCGCAGACGCTCGCGCAATCCGAAGCGGGCAGCGATCCCGGACAACCCGACTGGTGGCGCTACCTCGCGCAGGCGAGCCTTGGCGAGGGCGATGCGGTCACGCAGCGCCGCGCGCTCGCGGAGAAGTTCGCACTTGAAGGTGCGTGGCCGTCGGCGATCCGGCAATTGCGCGAGGCGCGCGACCTCAAGTCGGCCAGCTTCTACGAGCAGTCGATCATCAGCGCGCGGCTGCACGAGTTCGAGGCGCGCTACAAGGAAGAACGGGAAGAGGACAATGACAACGGGCGCGGGTGA
- a CDS encoding DUF2946 family protein, whose protein sequence is MDDIVKQALAKWPNVPHCTGWLLLDRRGGWRMRDDAAQAAGALGSPVRHPALVDFIARNYERDEDGQWFFQNGPQRVYVELAYTPWIVRLAAAPAGGEPARVALTDHTGRAFEPARAWLDDAGGVLFADRSTPPRVAALHDHDLARFADCAELDDDGAHGVLHLGGGVDLPLEPIRRDDVARRFGFVASPAARAGRQTKDGKPAD, encoded by the coding sequence ATGGATGACATCGTCAAACAGGCGCTCGCCAAATGGCCGAACGTCCCGCACTGCACCGGATGGCTGCTGCTCGACCGGCGCGGCGGCTGGCGGATGCGCGACGACGCCGCGCAGGCGGCGGGCGCGCTCGGCTCGCCCGTGCGGCACCCGGCGCTCGTCGATTTCATCGCCCGCAACTACGAGCGCGACGAAGACGGCCAATGGTTCTTCCAGAACGGGCCGCAGCGCGTGTACGTCGAGCTCGCGTACACGCCGTGGATCGTCCGGCTCGCGGCCGCGCCCGCCGGCGGCGAGCCGGCGCGCGTCGCGCTGACCGACCATACCGGCCGCGCGTTCGAGCCGGCGCGCGCATGGCTCGACGATGCGGGCGGCGTGCTGTTCGCCGACCGCTCGACGCCGCCGCGTGTCGCCGCGCTGCACGATCACGATCTGGCGCGCTTCGCCGATTGCGCCGAACTCGACGACGACGGCGCGCACGGCGTGCTGCATCTCGGCGGCGGCGTGGACCTGCCGCTCGAGCCGATCCGGCGCGACGACGTTGCGCGGCGGTTCGGCTTCGTCGCAAGTCCGGCCGCGCGCGCGGGAAGGCAGACGAAGGACGGCAAGCCGGCGGACTGA
- a CDS encoding hydrolase: MSTALPPLPAADETARPAASSLYRAPLWLPTSHAQTIVPALFARRPDVEYRRERWDTPDGDFIDVDWLAPAPGAAPGPLAPLAVLFHGLEGSSDSHYARVLMAAARARGWHGVVPHFRSCSGEMNRLPRFYHLADSAEVDWILQRLVKSHRGPLVAVGVSLGGNVLLRWLGERRGDTSIVAAAAAVSTPIDVHAGGRALSQGFSMVYTRSFLKTLKLKALVKLEQYPGLFDKQALLAARTMHDFDDIVTAPLHGFVDANDYWTQATTRPLLAAIDVPTLILNARNDPFLPASALPGPRDVSRAVVLDQPEHGGHAGFMTGPFPGRIDWLPARIFEFCSRFTDHG, translated from the coding sequence ATGAGCACCGCACTCCCCCCGCTTCCCGCTGCCGACGAGACCGCCCGCCCGGCAGCCTCGTCCCTCTACCGCGCGCCGCTCTGGCTGCCGACGAGCCACGCGCAGACGATCGTCCCCGCGCTCTTCGCGCGCCGGCCCGACGTCGAGTACCGGCGCGAGCGCTGGGACACGCCGGACGGCGATTTCATCGACGTCGACTGGCTCGCGCCGGCGCCGGGCGCCGCGCCCGGGCCGCTCGCGCCGCTCGCCGTGCTGTTCCATGGCCTCGAAGGCAGCTCCGATTCGCATTACGCGCGCGTGCTGATGGCGGCCGCCCGCGCGCGCGGCTGGCACGGCGTCGTTCCGCACTTTCGCAGTTGCAGCGGCGAAATGAACCGGTTGCCGCGCTTCTACCACCTCGCCGACAGCGCGGAAGTCGACTGGATCCTGCAGCGGCTCGTGAAAAGCCATCGCGGGCCGCTCGTCGCGGTCGGCGTGTCGCTCGGCGGCAACGTGCTGCTGCGCTGGCTCGGCGAGCGGCGCGGCGACACGTCGATCGTCGCGGCGGCCGCGGCGGTGTCGACGCCGATCGACGTCCACGCGGGCGGCCGCGCGCTGTCGCAAGGCTTCTCGATGGTCTACACGCGAAGCTTCCTAAAGACGCTGAAATTGAAGGCGCTCGTGAAGCTCGAACAGTACCCGGGGCTTTTCGACAAGCAGGCGTTGCTCGCCGCGCGCACGATGCACGACTTCGACGACATCGTCACCGCGCCGCTGCACGGCTTCGTCGATGCGAACGACTACTGGACGCAGGCGACGACGCGCCCGCTCCTCGCGGCGATCGACGTGCCGACGCTGATCCTCAACGCGCGCAACGACCCGTTCCTGCCGGCATCGGCGCTGCCCGGCCCGCGCGACGTATCGCGCGCGGTGGTGCTCGACCAGCCCGAGCACGGCGGCCACGCGGGCTTCATGACGGGCCCGTTCCCCGGGCGTATCGACTGGCTCCCGGCGCGCATCTTCGAATTCTGCTCACGCTTCACCGATCATGGATGA
- a CDS encoding nuclear transport factor 2 family protein, with translation MPRFARLFEAAADTLNAYYQAVADANLDALMVLWIDEDFASCIWSDGTHLHGLEQIRSGFGARLSTQPVTIEPLDIRVYDSLGTVVYTVAEAHQQADLTAEPQMVFTTYVMIHERGEWRIAHIHASPIPEQTATQFAAKIRHAQGPLH, from the coding sequence ATGCCACGTTTTGCCCGCCTCTTCGAAGCCGCCGCCGATACGCTGAACGCGTACTATCAGGCGGTCGCCGACGCCAACCTCGACGCGCTGATGGTCCTCTGGATCGACGAGGATTTCGCCAGTTGCATCTGGTCGGACGGCACGCACCTGCACGGCCTCGAGCAGATCCGAAGCGGGTTCGGCGCGCGGCTGTCGACGCAGCCCGTCACGATCGAGCCGCTCGACATCCGCGTCTACGACAGCCTCGGCACCGTCGTCTACACGGTCGCCGAAGCGCACCAGCAGGCCGATCTGACGGCCGAGCCGCAGATGGTGTTCACGACCTACGTGATGATCCACGAGCGCGGCGAATGGCGGATCGCCCACATCCACGCGAGCCCGATCCCCGAGCAGACGGCGACGCAGTTCGCCGCGAAGATCCGCCACGCGCAGGGGCCGCTCCACTGA
- the waaF gene encoding lipopolysaccharide heptosyltransferase II, whose product MRRALVIAPNWIGDALMAQPLFALLKKLHPRIVIDAVAPAWVAPVLERMPEIHDVHATELAHGKLQMLHRWQLASDLRDVGYDAAYVLPNSLKSALIPWLAGIPLRVGYTGEHRYALLNVRHANPGKARETRAPMVQHYAALAYAPGAKLPESFQTLPPPRLEADLNETARVSARFNLDTRKPLVVFCPGAEYGPAKRWPPEHFAALAQSVSQSFPYTQIVALGSPKDAAAAQAIAERAPNVRSLCGQTSLTEACALIARANAVVTNDSGLMHVAAALRRPLVALYGSTDPRHTPPLSELAKVQWLHLECSPCFERECPLGHLKCLRELSPEQVFGDLRGMLVGQR is encoded by the coding sequence ATGCGTCGCGCGTTGGTTATCGCACCGAACTGGATCGGTGACGCATTGATGGCGCAGCCGCTTTTCGCGCTGCTGAAGAAACTGCATCCCCGCATCGTCATCGACGCCGTGGCGCCGGCCTGGGTCGCGCCCGTGCTCGAACGGATGCCCGAGATTCACGATGTCCACGCGACCGAGCTCGCGCACGGCAAGCTGCAGATGCTGCACCGCTGGCAACTCGCGAGCGATTTGCGCGACGTCGGCTACGACGCCGCGTACGTGCTGCCGAACTCGCTGAAATCCGCGCTGATCCCGTGGCTCGCCGGCATCCCGCTTCGGGTCGGCTACACGGGCGAGCATCGCTACGCGCTGCTCAACGTGCGGCACGCGAATCCGGGCAAGGCGCGCGAGACGCGCGCGCCGATGGTCCAACATTACGCGGCGCTTGCATACGCGCCCGGCGCGAAGCTGCCCGAATCGTTCCAGACGCTGCCGCCGCCGCGGCTCGAAGCGGACCTGAACGAGACGGCGCGCGTGTCCGCACGCTTCAATCTCGACACGCGCAAGCCGCTCGTCGTGTTCTGCCCAGGCGCCGAGTACGGCCCGGCGAAGCGCTGGCCGCCCGAGCATTTCGCCGCGCTCGCGCAAAGCGTGAGCCAGTCCTTTCCCTATACGCAGATCGTCGCGCTCGGCTCGCCGAAGGACGCCGCGGCCGCGCAGGCGATCGCCGAACGCGCGCCGAACGTACGCAGCCTCTGCGGCCAGACCTCGCTCACCGAGGCGTGCGCGCTGATCGCGCGCGCGAACGCGGTCGTCACGAACGATTCCGGGCTGATGCACGTCGCGGCGGCGCTGCGCCGGCCGCTCGTCGCGCTCTACGGGTCGACCGATCCGCGTCATACCCCGCCGCTGTCGGAGCTGGCAAAGGTACAATGGCTGCATCTCGAATGCAGTCCCTGCTTCGAACGCGAATGCCCGCTCGGCCACCTGAAGTGCCTGCGCGAGCTGAGCCCGGAGCAGGTGTTCGGCGATTTGCGCGGGATGCTCGTCGGACAGCGCTGA
- a CDS encoding zinc-finger domain-containing protein encodes MSEIKEMPLIELTAKDLPAYCPNPAMPRWSAHPRVFIDVSHGEARCPYCGTRYKLRDGEVLRGHH; translated from the coding sequence ATGAGTGAAATCAAGGAAATGCCGCTCATCGAACTGACGGCCAAGGATCTGCCCGCTTACTGCCCGAACCCCGCGATGCCGCGCTGGAGCGCGCATCCGCGCGTGTTCATCGACGTCTCGCACGGCGAGGCACGCTGCCCGTACTGCGGCACGCGCTACAAGCTGCGCGACGGCGAAGTGCTGCGCGGCCACCATTGA